The following coding sequences are from one Carassius gibelio isolate Cgi1373 ecotype wild population from Czech Republic chromosome B7, carGib1.2-hapl.c, whole genome shotgun sequence window:
- the rbm33a gene encoding RNA-binding protein 33 isoform X6, translated as MATNTEDDEFDEYKPGAERSRRRRGEDDDLESDLDEGDLLEEDWLSAKKNPSEMSDEELNDDLLQSDEEDQNASAQGEVVSLNATLGLGSSGHLQDEDPDGGGYTEYAYEETEGSQPGFSQGGEYEGENEGVEYTGDQNYEVYQDEVLELQIDEPLDDDFQVDEYPTEYSEEQADRQEVPEEEEHEEETEEQDNSQLTELEEVENENDPEAEAEPDADAKEESDEEEEDLEESGRLRFKTERKDDTVVRLSDTTSKRRNIPDTLELSDAAKADLREFEERERQRKQGRFGGRGRGADGGRGGMAGRGGIRGRGGAGGRGAGGRGDFPLFGMGAFRGDGVGGRGRINEQRPPLMQVNLGMQQQLRMTPPLQHHHHQSRLPGPRGSGGPGLFPDPGTPIPQQPLQLMTPRLTHHSPGPRAQHDTHVPRLLNSPPRHSRTHPNQHQQHQQHHPKNIHINPHFRGPSSSPVQVPSMPPVQNQPRPNIASQRLPAPPDFQQHLQGNFGPPQRPLPPQDQWRGPPQHHQDPEHFFPAEPRFSGQHMFDQPGPAPLMNNSVLPMSCQGPPSFPPQGGLGSPGFGSLGLRQNQGPLGGGIFQREPPPGPPGPRGFVGHRQPFSPQQQGPPFNPQHMPFGMQVRQRGLMQQPLHHDLPLSHQPLHQQHRQDLPPQGLPHSQPPPQHQQHHQHHPRDQHPMVHLSQPLFRQSIQSGHRQMQSRPQGNQQRNNHARPKMTPPSPLQQIPPQRNSNLRELPIATSNNNNRPPVPGGQAKPVTRATPNVRQGQAARAGPAGRGGSVAQGQGAAKAPEQPSVPEMKKECPAAQPSTTPEDPDEDEETRQYRLKIEEQKRLREEILKRKEQRRQMQAGMRKKELMERISGQNPNQTPQTPIATPNPTPAAQPPQPVPSLISNGTPQNPSTGLSSPRPNVKARLQNTKPLAQTSGWSGPQKQPSAGPDARQQGQWQPQQKRTMTPQNTQRQGAAQTSPLEGPLGQPQPGGKRTVMQRASSIESPQVPQKVRVVKLQGEVVVRGRARGRGGGRVMMQQSPRAQDCQRSTVCIEGLSTTTTTKQLMNLLNSIGPVEMFTMVPEQRKAIAKFVNPQHAASFQHSFHRHMIDLSHIDVSIIDG; from the exons AACCCCTCAGAGATGTCAGATGAGGAGCTAAACGATGACCTCTTACAAAGTGATGAAGAGGACCAAAACGCAAG TGCTCAGGGTGAGGTTGTGAGTTTAAACGCCACACTGGGTCTGGGCTCGTCTGGTCACCTGCAAGATGAAGACCCTGATGGAGGCGGATATACCGAATACGCCTATGAAGAGACCGAGGGCAGCCAACCGGGTTTCTCTCAGGGTGGGGAGTATGAGGGAGAAAATGAAGGGGTGGAATACACAGGAGACCAGAACTATGAAGTATATCAAGATGAAGTGCTGGAACTACAGATCGACGAGCCACTGGATGACGATTTCCAA GTGGATGAATACCCGACTGAGTATAGTGAAGAGCAGGCTGACCGACAGGAAGTGCCTGAGGAGGAGGAGCATGAGGAGGAAACTGAGGAGCAGGACAACTCTCAGCTCACAGAATTAGAGGAG GTGGAGAATGAAAACGATCCAGAAGCTGAGGCCGAACCGGACGCCGACGCGAAGGAGGAGtctgatgaggaagaggaagatctTGAAGAATCTGGCCGTCTGAGATTTAAGACGGAGCGCAAAGATGACACTGTGGTCAGACTGTCTGATACCACCAGTAAAAGGAGGAACATCCCAGACACACTAG AGCTCTCTGATGCAGCTAAAGCAGACCTGCGTGAGTTTGAGGAAAGGGAACGTCAGAGGAAGCAGGGCCGGTTTGGAGGACGAGGGAGAGGAGCTGATGGAGGGAGGGGAGGAATGGCAGGTAGAGGTGGGATCAGGGGAAGGGGAGGAGCAGGAGGACGAGGAGCCGGAGGAAGAGGAGATTTCCCTCTGTTTGGAATGGGAGCTTTCCGTGGCGATGGAGTTGGAGGACGAGGGAGAATAAATGAGCAAAGGCCTCCGCTGATGCAAGTGAACTTAGGAATGCAG caGCAGCTCAGAATGACTCCCCCGCTTCAGCATCACCACCATCAGTCTCGTCTGCCTGGTCCCAGAGGCAGTGGAGGTCCCGGGCTATTCCCGGATCCGGGCACCCCAATTCCTCAGCAGCCACTGCAGCTGATGACGCCTCGTCTGACCCACCATTCCCCAGGGCCCAGAGCACAACACGACACACATGTACCACGCTTGTTGAACTCACCACCGCGGCACTCACGAACACATCCCAACCAACATCAACAGCATCAGCAGCATCACCCCAAAAACATTCACATCAACCCTCACTTCAGAGGACCCTCCTCCTCACCCGTGCAAG TTCCCTCAATGCCTCCTGTGCAGAACCAACCGAGGCCTAACATCGCTTCACAGAGACTCCCG GCTCCTCCTGATTTCCAGCAGCATCTTCAGGGGAATTTTGGCCCACCTCAACGGCCTCTGCCCCCCCAGGATCAATGGAGAGGACCACCACAACATCATCAGGATCCAGAGCACTTCTTCCCTGCTG AACCACGTTTTTCAGGCCAGCACATGTTTGACCAGCCAGGCCCTGCCCCCCTCATGAATAACAGTGTTCTTCCGATGTCGTGCCAAGGCCCTCCATCTTTCCCCCCACAAGGGGGACTCGGAAGTCCTGGATTTGGTTCTCTGGGGCTCAGGCAAAACCAAGGGCCTCTGGGAGGAGGTATTTTCCAGAGAGAGCCCCCTCCAGGCCCCCCTGGTCCCCGTGGCTTCGTGGGTCACAGACAGCCCTTCTCGCCCCAACAGCAGGGACCCCCCTTTAACCCCCAGCACATGCCGTTTGGTATGCAGGTACGCCAGAGA GGTCTAATGCAGCAGCCCCTACACCATGATCTGCCACTGTCCCATCAACCCTTGCACCAGCAGCACAGACAGGACTTGCCCCCCCAGGGTCTGCCTCACTCCCAGCCTCCACCCCAACACCAACAGCACCACCAACACCACCCAAGGGACCAACATCCCATGGTGCACCTCTCCCAGCCCCTCTTCCGCCAGTCGATTCAGAGTGGCCACAGACAGATGCAGTCCCGACCACAGGGCAACCAGCAGCGAAACAACCATGCCAGACCCAAAATG ACGCCTCCATCTCCACTGCAGCAGATTCCTCCTCAACGCAACAGCAATCTCCGTGAGCTGCCCATCGCCACAAGCAACAACAATAACCGCCCGCCAGTGCCTGGTGGGCAAGCAAAGCCTGTTACCAGGGCTACACCGAATGTTAGGCAAGGGCAGGCTGCTCGTGCTGGACCAGCAGGAAGAGGAGGATCTGTGGCACAGGGGCAGGGGGCTGCCAAAGCACCAGAGCAGCCCAGTGTGCCCGAGATGAAGAAAGAGTGTCCAGCTGCACAGCCAAGCACCACTCCAGAG GACCCAGATGAAGATGAGGAGACGCGTCAGTACAGACTGAAGATTGAGGAACAGAAGCGTCTGCGAGAGGAGATCCTCAAGCGCAAAGAGCAGCGCAGGCAGATGCAGGCTGGGATGCGCAAAAAAGAACTGATGGAACGGATCAGCGGCCAGAACCCAAACCAGACCCCACAAACTCCGATCGCCACACCCAACCCAACCCCAGCAGCCCAACCCCCACAGCCGGTCCCTTCGCTGATCTCTAACGGAACACCCCAGAACCCTTCGACAGGTCTTAGTTCCCCTCGTCCAAATGTGAAGGCCCGTCTGCAGAACACTAAACCTCTGGCCCAGACTTCAGGTTGGTCTGGGCCGCAGAAGCAGCCGAGCGCTGGTCCTGATGCCAGGCAGCAGGGCCAATGGCAACCGCAGCAGAAGAGGACCATGACCCCACAAAACACTCAAAGACAAGGTGCTGCTCAGACCAGCCCACTAGAAGGGCCACTGGGTCAGCCTCAACCTGGAGGAAAGAGAACAGTGATGCAAAGAGCTAGCAGCATCGAATCTCCTCAGGTTCCACAGAAAGTACGTGTAGTTAAGCTTCAGGGAGAG GTGGTAGTTCGGGGTCGGGCGCGAGGCCGTGGTGGGGGGCGTGTGATGATGCAGCAGAGCCCGAGAGCTCAGGATTGTCAGAGAAGCACTGTTTGCATCGAAGGTTTATCCACCACTACAACCACCAAACAGCTCATGAACCTTCTCAACTCCATCGGCCCTGTTGAG
- the rbm33a gene encoding RNA-binding protein 33 isoform X1, which translates to MATNTEDDEFDEYKPGAERSRRRRGEDDDLESDLDEGDLLEEDWLSAKKNPSEMSDEELNDDLLQSDEEDQNASAQGEVVSLNATLGLGSSGHLQDEDPDGGGYTEYAYEETEGSQPGFSQGGEYEGENEGVEYTGDQNYEVYQDEVLELQIDEPLDDDFQVDEYPTEYSEEQADRQEVPEEEEHEEETEEQDNSQLTELEEVENENDPEAEAEPDADAKEESDEEEEDLEESGRLRFKTERKDDTVVRLSDTTSKRRNIPDTLELSDAAKADLREFEERERQRKQGRFGGRGRGADGGRGGMAGRGGIRGRGGAGGRGAGGRGDFPLFGMGAFRGDGVGGRGRINEQRPPLMQVNLGMQQQLRMTPPLQHHHHQSRLPGPRGSGGPGLFPDPGTPIPQQPLQLMTPRLTHHSPGPRAQHDTHVPRLLNSPPRHSRTHPNQHQQHQQHHPKNIHINPHFRGPSSSPVQVPSMPPVQNQPRPNIASQRLPAPPDFQQHLQGNFGPPQRPLPPQDQWRGPPQHHQDPEHFFPAEPRFSGQHMFDQPGPAPLMNNSVLPMSCQGPPSFPPQGGLGSPGFGSLGLRQNQGPLGGGIFQREPPPGPPGPRGFVGHRQPFSPQQQGPPFNPQHMPFGMQVRQRGLMQQPLHHDLPLSHQPLHQQHRQDLPPQGLPHSQPPPQHQQHHQHHPRDQHPMVHLSQPLFRQSIQSGHRQMQSRPQGNQQRNNHARPKMTPPSPLQQIPPQRNSNLRELPIATSNNNNRPPVPGGQAKPVTRATPNVRQGQAARAGPAGRGGSVAQGQGAAKAPEQPSVPEMKKECPAAQPSTTPEDPDEDEETRQYRLKIEEQKRLREEILKRKEQRRQMQAGMRKKELMERISGQNPNQTPQTPIATPNPTPAAQPPQPVPSLISNGTPQNPSTGLSSPRPNVKARLQNTKPLAQTSGWSGPQKQPSAGPDARQQGQWQPQQKRTMTPQNTQRQGAAQTSPLEGPLGQPQPGGKRTVMQRASSIESPQVPQKVRVVKLQGEQADAGPNTGPPQQQQQPIGRPAPQQRLGPIRKVTMATGGVQNQQQAGHGTANQTNRVVVRGRARGRGGGRVMMQQSPRAQDCQRSTVCIEGLSTTTTTKQLMNLLNSIGPVEMFTMVPEQRKAIAKFVNPQHAASFQHSFHRHMIDLSHIDVSIIDG; encoded by the exons AACCCCTCAGAGATGTCAGATGAGGAGCTAAACGATGACCTCTTACAAAGTGATGAAGAGGACCAAAACGCAAG TGCTCAGGGTGAGGTTGTGAGTTTAAACGCCACACTGGGTCTGGGCTCGTCTGGTCACCTGCAAGATGAAGACCCTGATGGAGGCGGATATACCGAATACGCCTATGAAGAGACCGAGGGCAGCCAACCGGGTTTCTCTCAGGGTGGGGAGTATGAGGGAGAAAATGAAGGGGTGGAATACACAGGAGACCAGAACTATGAAGTATATCAAGATGAAGTGCTGGAACTACAGATCGACGAGCCACTGGATGACGATTTCCAA GTGGATGAATACCCGACTGAGTATAGTGAAGAGCAGGCTGACCGACAGGAAGTGCCTGAGGAGGAGGAGCATGAGGAGGAAACTGAGGAGCAGGACAACTCTCAGCTCACAGAATTAGAGGAG GTGGAGAATGAAAACGATCCAGAAGCTGAGGCCGAACCGGACGCCGACGCGAAGGAGGAGtctgatgaggaagaggaagatctTGAAGAATCTGGCCGTCTGAGATTTAAGACGGAGCGCAAAGATGACACTGTGGTCAGACTGTCTGATACCACCAGTAAAAGGAGGAACATCCCAGACACACTAG AGCTCTCTGATGCAGCTAAAGCAGACCTGCGTGAGTTTGAGGAAAGGGAACGTCAGAGGAAGCAGGGCCGGTTTGGAGGACGAGGGAGAGGAGCTGATGGAGGGAGGGGAGGAATGGCAGGTAGAGGTGGGATCAGGGGAAGGGGAGGAGCAGGAGGACGAGGAGCCGGAGGAAGAGGAGATTTCCCTCTGTTTGGAATGGGAGCTTTCCGTGGCGATGGAGTTGGAGGACGAGGGAGAATAAATGAGCAAAGGCCTCCGCTGATGCAAGTGAACTTAGGAATGCAG caGCAGCTCAGAATGACTCCCCCGCTTCAGCATCACCACCATCAGTCTCGTCTGCCTGGTCCCAGAGGCAGTGGAGGTCCCGGGCTATTCCCGGATCCGGGCACCCCAATTCCTCAGCAGCCACTGCAGCTGATGACGCCTCGTCTGACCCACCATTCCCCAGGGCCCAGAGCACAACACGACACACATGTACCACGCTTGTTGAACTCACCACCGCGGCACTCACGAACACATCCCAACCAACATCAACAGCATCAGCAGCATCACCCCAAAAACATTCACATCAACCCTCACTTCAGAGGACCCTCCTCCTCACCCGTGCAAG TTCCCTCAATGCCTCCTGTGCAGAACCAACCGAGGCCTAACATCGCTTCACAGAGACTCCCG GCTCCTCCTGATTTCCAGCAGCATCTTCAGGGGAATTTTGGCCCACCTCAACGGCCTCTGCCCCCCCAGGATCAATGGAGAGGACCACCACAACATCATCAGGATCCAGAGCACTTCTTCCCTGCTG AACCACGTTTTTCAGGCCAGCACATGTTTGACCAGCCAGGCCCTGCCCCCCTCATGAATAACAGTGTTCTTCCGATGTCGTGCCAAGGCCCTCCATCTTTCCCCCCACAAGGGGGACTCGGAAGTCCTGGATTTGGTTCTCTGGGGCTCAGGCAAAACCAAGGGCCTCTGGGAGGAGGTATTTTCCAGAGAGAGCCCCCTCCAGGCCCCCCTGGTCCCCGTGGCTTCGTGGGTCACAGACAGCCCTTCTCGCCCCAACAGCAGGGACCCCCCTTTAACCCCCAGCACATGCCGTTTGGTATGCAGGTACGCCAGAGA GGTCTAATGCAGCAGCCCCTACACCATGATCTGCCACTGTCCCATCAACCCTTGCACCAGCAGCACAGACAGGACTTGCCCCCCCAGGGTCTGCCTCACTCCCAGCCTCCACCCCAACACCAACAGCACCACCAACACCACCCAAGGGACCAACATCCCATGGTGCACCTCTCCCAGCCCCTCTTCCGCCAGTCGATTCAGAGTGGCCACAGACAGATGCAGTCCCGACCACAGGGCAACCAGCAGCGAAACAACCATGCCAGACCCAAAATG ACGCCTCCATCTCCACTGCAGCAGATTCCTCCTCAACGCAACAGCAATCTCCGTGAGCTGCCCATCGCCACAAGCAACAACAATAACCGCCCGCCAGTGCCTGGTGGGCAAGCAAAGCCTGTTACCAGGGCTACACCGAATGTTAGGCAAGGGCAGGCTGCTCGTGCTGGACCAGCAGGAAGAGGAGGATCTGTGGCACAGGGGCAGGGGGCTGCCAAAGCACCAGAGCAGCCCAGTGTGCCCGAGATGAAGAAAGAGTGTCCAGCTGCACAGCCAAGCACCACTCCAGAG GACCCAGATGAAGATGAGGAGACGCGTCAGTACAGACTGAAGATTGAGGAACAGAAGCGTCTGCGAGAGGAGATCCTCAAGCGCAAAGAGCAGCGCAGGCAGATGCAGGCTGGGATGCGCAAAAAAGAACTGATGGAACGGATCAGCGGCCAGAACCCAAACCAGACCCCACAAACTCCGATCGCCACACCCAACCCAACCCCAGCAGCCCAACCCCCACAGCCGGTCCCTTCGCTGATCTCTAACGGAACACCCCAGAACCCTTCGACAGGTCTTAGTTCCCCTCGTCCAAATGTGAAGGCCCGTCTGCAGAACACTAAACCTCTGGCCCAGACTTCAGGTTGGTCTGGGCCGCAGAAGCAGCCGAGCGCTGGTCCTGATGCCAGGCAGCAGGGCCAATGGCAACCGCAGCAGAAGAGGACCATGACCCCACAAAACACTCAAAGACAAGGTGCTGCTCAGACCAGCCCACTAGAAGGGCCACTGGGTCAGCCTCAACCTGGAGGAAAGAGAACAGTGATGCAAAGAGCTAGCAGCATCGAATCTCCTCAGGTTCCACAGAAAGTACGTGTAGTTAAGCTTCAGGGAGAG CAGGCAGATGCCGGTCCCAACACTGGTCCCccacagcagcagcaacaaccaaTCGGTCGGCCTGCCCCCCAACAGAGACTTGGTCCCATCAGAAAAGTTACCATGGCAACTGGTGGTGTACAAAATCAACAACAGGCTGGCCATGGCACGGCAAACCAAACGAACCGG GTGGTAGTTCGGGGTCGGGCGCGAGGCCGTGGTGGGGGGCGTGTGATGATGCAGCAGAGCCCGAGAGCTCAGGATTGTCAGAGAAGCACTGTTTGCATCGAAGGTTTATCCACCACTACAACCACCAAACAGCTCATGAACCTTCTCAACTCCATCGGCCCTGTTGAG
- the rbm33a gene encoding RNA-binding protein 33 isoform X3: MATNTEDDEFDEYKPGAERSRRRRGEDDDLESDLDEGDLLEEDWLSAKKNPSEMSDEELNDDLLQSDEEDQNASAQGEVVSLNATLGLGSSGHLQDEDPDGGGYTEYAYEETEGSQPGFSQGGEYEGENEGVEYTGDQNYEVYQDEVLELQIDEPLDDDFQVDEYPTEYSEEQADRQEVPEEEEHEEETEEQDNSQLTELEEVENENDPEAEAEPDADAKEESDEEEEDLEESGRLRFKTERKDDTVVRLSDTTSKRRNIPDTLELSDAAKADLREFEERERQRKQGRFGGRGRGADGGRGGMAGRGGIRGRGGAGGRGAGGRGDFPLFGMGAFRGDGVGGRGRINEQRPPLMQVNLGMQQQLRMTPPLQHHHHQSRLPGPRGSGGPGLFPDPGTPIPQQPLQLMTPRLTHHSPGPRAQHDTHVPRLLNSPPRHSRTHPNQHQQHQQHHPKNIHINPHFRGPSSSPVQVPSMPPVQNQPRPNIASQRLPAPPDFQQHLQGNFGPPQRPLPPQDQWRGPPQHHQDPEHFFPAEPRFSGQHMFDQPGPAPLMNNSVLPMSCQGPPSFPPQGGLGSPGFGSLGLRQNQGPLGGGIFQREPPPGPPGPRGFVGHRQPFSPQQQGPPFNPQHMPFGMQVRQRGLMQQPLHHDLPLSHQPLHQQHRQDLPPQGLPHSQPPPQHQQHHQHHPRDQHPMVHLSQPLFRQSIQSGHRQMQSRPQGNQQRNNHARPKMTPPSPLQQIPPQRNSNLRELPIATSNNNNRPPVPGGQAKPVTRATPNVRQGQAARAGPAGRGGSVAQGQGAAKAPEQPSVPEMKKECPAAQPSTTPEDPDEDEETRQYRLKIEEQKRLREEILKRKEQRRQMQAGMRKKELMERISGQNPNQTPQTPIATPNPTPAAQPPQPVPSLISNGTPQNPSTGLSSPRPNVKARLQNTKPLAQTSGWSGPQKQPSAGPDARQQGQWQPQQKRTMTPQNTQRQGAAQTSPLEGPLGQPQPGGKRTVMQRASSIESPQVPQKVRVVKLQGEADAGPNTGPPQQQQQPIGRPAPQQRLGPIRKVTMATGGVQNQQQAGHGTANQTNRVVVRGRARGRGGGRVMMQQSPRAQDCQRSTVCIEGLSTTTTTKQLMNLLNSIGPVEMFTMVPEQRKAIAKFVNPQHAASFQHSFHRHMIDLSHIDVSIIDG; the protein is encoded by the exons AACCCCTCAGAGATGTCAGATGAGGAGCTAAACGATGACCTCTTACAAAGTGATGAAGAGGACCAAAACGCAAG TGCTCAGGGTGAGGTTGTGAGTTTAAACGCCACACTGGGTCTGGGCTCGTCTGGTCACCTGCAAGATGAAGACCCTGATGGAGGCGGATATACCGAATACGCCTATGAAGAGACCGAGGGCAGCCAACCGGGTTTCTCTCAGGGTGGGGAGTATGAGGGAGAAAATGAAGGGGTGGAATACACAGGAGACCAGAACTATGAAGTATATCAAGATGAAGTGCTGGAACTACAGATCGACGAGCCACTGGATGACGATTTCCAA GTGGATGAATACCCGACTGAGTATAGTGAAGAGCAGGCTGACCGACAGGAAGTGCCTGAGGAGGAGGAGCATGAGGAGGAAACTGAGGAGCAGGACAACTCTCAGCTCACAGAATTAGAGGAG GTGGAGAATGAAAACGATCCAGAAGCTGAGGCCGAACCGGACGCCGACGCGAAGGAGGAGtctgatgaggaagaggaagatctTGAAGAATCTGGCCGTCTGAGATTTAAGACGGAGCGCAAAGATGACACTGTGGTCAGACTGTCTGATACCACCAGTAAAAGGAGGAACATCCCAGACACACTAG AGCTCTCTGATGCAGCTAAAGCAGACCTGCGTGAGTTTGAGGAAAGGGAACGTCAGAGGAAGCAGGGCCGGTTTGGAGGACGAGGGAGAGGAGCTGATGGAGGGAGGGGAGGAATGGCAGGTAGAGGTGGGATCAGGGGAAGGGGAGGAGCAGGAGGACGAGGAGCCGGAGGAAGAGGAGATTTCCCTCTGTTTGGAATGGGAGCTTTCCGTGGCGATGGAGTTGGAGGACGAGGGAGAATAAATGAGCAAAGGCCTCCGCTGATGCAAGTGAACTTAGGAATGCAG caGCAGCTCAGAATGACTCCCCCGCTTCAGCATCACCACCATCAGTCTCGTCTGCCTGGTCCCAGAGGCAGTGGAGGTCCCGGGCTATTCCCGGATCCGGGCACCCCAATTCCTCAGCAGCCACTGCAGCTGATGACGCCTCGTCTGACCCACCATTCCCCAGGGCCCAGAGCACAACACGACACACATGTACCACGCTTGTTGAACTCACCACCGCGGCACTCACGAACACATCCCAACCAACATCAACAGCATCAGCAGCATCACCCCAAAAACATTCACATCAACCCTCACTTCAGAGGACCCTCCTCCTCACCCGTGCAAG TTCCCTCAATGCCTCCTGTGCAGAACCAACCGAGGCCTAACATCGCTTCACAGAGACTCCCG GCTCCTCCTGATTTCCAGCAGCATCTTCAGGGGAATTTTGGCCCACCTCAACGGCCTCTGCCCCCCCAGGATCAATGGAGAGGACCACCACAACATCATCAGGATCCAGAGCACTTCTTCCCTGCTG AACCACGTTTTTCAGGCCAGCACATGTTTGACCAGCCAGGCCCTGCCCCCCTCATGAATAACAGTGTTCTTCCGATGTCGTGCCAAGGCCCTCCATCTTTCCCCCCACAAGGGGGACTCGGAAGTCCTGGATTTGGTTCTCTGGGGCTCAGGCAAAACCAAGGGCCTCTGGGAGGAGGTATTTTCCAGAGAGAGCCCCCTCCAGGCCCCCCTGGTCCCCGTGGCTTCGTGGGTCACAGACAGCCCTTCTCGCCCCAACAGCAGGGACCCCCCTTTAACCCCCAGCACATGCCGTTTGGTATGCAGGTACGCCAGAGA GGTCTAATGCAGCAGCCCCTACACCATGATCTGCCACTGTCCCATCAACCCTTGCACCAGCAGCACAGACAGGACTTGCCCCCCCAGGGTCTGCCTCACTCCCAGCCTCCACCCCAACACCAACAGCACCACCAACACCACCCAAGGGACCAACATCCCATGGTGCACCTCTCCCAGCCCCTCTTCCGCCAGTCGATTCAGAGTGGCCACAGACAGATGCAGTCCCGACCACAGGGCAACCAGCAGCGAAACAACCATGCCAGACCCAAAATG ACGCCTCCATCTCCACTGCAGCAGATTCCTCCTCAACGCAACAGCAATCTCCGTGAGCTGCCCATCGCCACAAGCAACAACAATAACCGCCCGCCAGTGCCTGGTGGGCAAGCAAAGCCTGTTACCAGGGCTACACCGAATGTTAGGCAAGGGCAGGCTGCTCGTGCTGGACCAGCAGGAAGAGGAGGATCTGTGGCACAGGGGCAGGGGGCTGCCAAAGCACCAGAGCAGCCCAGTGTGCCCGAGATGAAGAAAGAGTGTCCAGCTGCACAGCCAAGCACCACTCCAGAG GACCCAGATGAAGATGAGGAGACGCGTCAGTACAGACTGAAGATTGAGGAACAGAAGCGTCTGCGAGAGGAGATCCTCAAGCGCAAAGAGCAGCGCAGGCAGATGCAGGCTGGGATGCGCAAAAAAGAACTGATGGAACGGATCAGCGGCCAGAACCCAAACCAGACCCCACAAACTCCGATCGCCACACCCAACCCAACCCCAGCAGCCCAACCCCCACAGCCGGTCCCTTCGCTGATCTCTAACGGAACACCCCAGAACCCTTCGACAGGTCTTAGTTCCCCTCGTCCAAATGTGAAGGCCCGTCTGCAGAACACTAAACCTCTGGCCCAGACTTCAGGTTGGTCTGGGCCGCAGAAGCAGCCGAGCGCTGGTCCTGATGCCAGGCAGCAGGGCCAATGGCAACCGCAGCAGAAGAGGACCATGACCCCACAAAACACTCAAAGACAAGGTGCTGCTCAGACCAGCCCACTAGAAGGGCCACTGGGTCAGCCTCAACCTGGAGGAAAGAGAACAGTGATGCAAAGAGCTAGCAGCATCGAATCTCCTCAGGTTCCACAGAAAGTACGTGTAGTTAAGCTTCAGGGAGAG GCAGATGCCGGTCCCAACACTGGTCCCccacagcagcagcaacaaccaaTCGGTCGGCCTGCCCCCCAACAGAGACTTGGTCCCATCAGAAAAGTTACCATGGCAACTGGTGGTGTACAAAATCAACAACAGGCTGGCCATGGCACGGCAAACCAAACGAACCGG GTGGTAGTTCGGGGTCGGGCGCGAGGCCGTGGTGGGGGGCGTGTGATGATGCAGCAGAGCCCGAGAGCTCAGGATTGTCAGAGAAGCACTGTTTGCATCGAAGGTTTATCCACCACTACAACCACCAAACAGCTCATGAACCTTCTCAACTCCATCGGCCCTGTTGAG